TGAAGCCCTATTAAATATTCACCCTTACcctttctctcctctccctctccacaCCCATACGGGTCAGCTCAGATGCAGCATTGTCTCTTCAGCCTTACCTAGGCCAGGTGCCACGAGTGAGTGCACTAATTCCCTATGCAGGCCAGAAGCAGAGAAAGGGAAGCATTGCCCACCTCTGTTAAATCATCTGTAGCGCTGCTGAGCTGGTCACCAGTGTGCCAAGGCACAATTTTCCCGTGTTATAAGTTATAAATAAGTTATAAAACTTTCGGGAGGTGGCTGAGATCACTCCCCAGGTCCCGCACACAGCCGTGTGCAGCGCTCTCCTGTACACACACCCGCGGGGGAGCCCTCCGGGAGGCACCACAGCCACCCGCTGCAGCGAGGCTCACCTTGGTGATGCCCAGGGCGCCCACATTCTCGCTGTAGGATGTGGTGCCGCTGCCCGTGCCCCAGGCCCCAGCCAGGAGGCAGCCGATGCCCTCCATGCCGATCCCGCGGCTGATGGCGTGCttcggcggcggcggggccccgCACAGGCGGGCACAGGCGTAGTAATCTCCCACGGACTCCAGCATGGAGGAAATCACCCCGGCTAGGATGCCAAAGATCCCAGCCAGGCTCACCGTTGGCGTTCCCCACTGGCCTGCCAGTAAAGAGCTCGGTTAGGTGGAAGTTCAGGGTTTCATTTGCCCTGAAATCTGCCCCGGGGGAGGAAGAACAGCAGGAATGCCTGTGGGTGTTTGCCTGATTTTTgacatttcatctcctcctggaaGTCGTAAGTGTAGGTGAAAGCAGGAGTAGGCACGACGGGGAAGGGGAGGCAGTGGTACCTGGGTAAGGCAGCCGAAACCAGGGAGCCTGTGACAGAACGTCCCCACGGCTGTCTGTCCGGGCCAGGTGGCCGTAGGCAGTGGGGGCCGCAGGGAGGACGCTGGTCACTGTCAGCACGTAGCAGAGCAGCCAGCTCAGGgagagccccagcagcacctgcccatCACAAGCAGCAGTGGGGTCTGGTTAGGGTATGGCTGTGTCTTCAGCACGGCTGGGGTGGACAATGTGACCCCGCCCGACCCTTTTCCCTGCACACGGAAGGGAGGCaaagaggcagcaggagctcctggtGGCCCTCTCTTcttctgtccctccctcccAATAATCAGGGCCACGGGGAGCTTTTCCCCCTCTGCCCCTTACCACACAGGCTCAGCTGGGAAGCACTCATCTGGACACGAGTGGAAAGAGCCCAAGCAGCCCGGGGTGGGTGAGGCCAGCCCCTGACACAATTCCCTGGTATCCAGGAACCTCAACATACCGGGAAGATCTGGAAGAGGTAGATTGGAAAGAAGTGGCACTTCTTGCCTCTCTTGTAAGATGGAAGCGGCACAGCAACATGTTTCAAGTACTGAGAGAACAGAACTATGAAAAAAGTAGTCCTAGAAGGAGGGAAAATGAGACCATAAACAAAATGGGTGCCCAGCTACCCATCTGTCCCCACATTAAGTGAAGACCTGTTACCCAAGAACCCAGGACCCCAAAGGACCCATAAAAACAGGCTCTCAGCAGCAAAGGGTGGCTCCCCACTCCACCAAGGGCTCTCTGTCTGCGAGGGCCACGTGATGGAGGGGTCctccatggcaggggtgttCCCGGGGCTCGCGCTGATGGAAGtaactgcagctgcagctcctctcccatcCCTTGGACACATCTGGGAACAGCAGCACATCTGAGTGCACTCACAGCCTGCCCCCCATGTGCCTTTTGCCCAGGAAAGCCAACCAGATGAAGCTGGAGACTACCATATGTGGAGAGAGGGCAGGGACTGGGCATCCCACTTTACTGCTGAGCTGGTAGAAGACCACGGACATTTCCTGGGTTAGCCAGGCCTCTGAAGGGCTCCTCATTATTTTACAACAAATCTAAATTTTATACATTGAGTGAATTAATCTGGATAGGAATTGGTGAGAAATCAATTGCACCAGCTGAAGTGCACTGACTTCACTGGAAAACTGGTAGTTTTCCCCATGTGAAAAGGTGACAAACTGTAGGTGCAATAGTCAGGGACAGGCAGAATTCCAACAGTGCAAAAAAAACTCTATCCTCACTTCTCTGCAAAGACACTCCATGACATACACAATTCAAAGCACTGGATGACTGGAGGGAGAAAGTCTGAGGAGGAACTGGTTTCCATTTGTGGTTTCTAATGCTACAGAGTGCAGACAGACTGTGTGAGTGCACACTTCGTCCATTTGCATAAACAAAGGTGCTCAGCAGCCTTACAACTCTGGAAAGAACAATTCCTCCTACTCATGTGAAGACAATACATAAAGCACCACTTATTTCAGCACAGAATACCTGAATGCTCAACATGATCATTTTGGGAATGTCTTTTAAACTTAAATAGCGGGTGTGTAAGACCGTGTGTAAACAACTGTGACAGAGACTGCACACACAAGGGAAAGGCTTGTACTTCTACTGACCTATGAACTTCGAATTTTTACAAAAATCTGTGGTTTTTTAACTCATTTTTGAGTTTTACTTTGTTGCTGAGGGCTTAGCCTCCTGGGGGTTGGAGGAGAATGACTATGTCACATGGCTGCCTTGTACAAGCCAGTCACATGTTGCTGCTCAACAAATAAACCTTGAACCCAGGGGAACTCTGCTATGGACTGTGACATTTGGTTTCATATTAGAGGCAGGTGATTTGTGTACTCTCATCTTTTCCACAGAGATATGAGACTTACAGGAGTGCTATGCCCCAGTGCTGCCCAGCCATATCTCCAGCCGACTCAAACAGAGGTAGTGCAACCAAGGTGATAGTGGGGGCAATTGTCAGGGGGCCGATGAACCTCATCAGAAATCCAATCAGGCCAGAAAATCCAACGAAGATTTGAAAGCAAGAAGTTACAATGATAGTTCCTTGCACCTGGAAAAATGGAGGATGAAAACAGAGGTTGGAAGGAACTCCACCTGTTGAGCCTTTTCTTCATGTCAGTGCAAATCCAGCATGAGAGCCAGGCTCAGTCTCTAGTGACAGGCTGGCATAGAGGCCTCCTGCTGACAACAGTAAAACCTAGCTCAGAATTACATGTGGGAAGGACcaccaaagcagcagcacagaaactACACCCTTGGCTGATGGATTTAGTCCTCACCAGGGCTAATTTTGTTCCAGAGATCaccccctccctgtccccttggGCCACCCAAGCATGCATCACCTGCCTTGcactctcctgcctgctcccctaAGAGAGGGGAAAAGCTCTTGCCCCAAAACGAGGAGCAGGGCCATGGTCTCCACTGATCCTTCCTTGGGAAGGGCTTGGGTCTCTTCAGCACACTGCTGAGGCAAGTGACTCATCATagcctctttttttcctgagtatCAGTTTCACCCTGGGAACACATTTATCATCCTGATCTTTCCAGTGTTTGATAATCACTGCCAAGGAGCCAGCAATTACATTCTGAAATGCTGCTCACCTCGTGTCAGCTTcagccagggatggggctgctctctgccttctcAGATTTGGTGACAAGCCCAGGCTGGAACCTCTATGGTGCTCAGCACCTTCCTTCCCCCAGCTCCAAAGGGAAGAGAAACACAGGGGCTGGGTGAATGACCCAGGCTGAATCGAGATGTCAGCGGTGCCTTTGTGATAGATTTATGTGTATCAGCAGAGAGCAACCTGTGCTGCACAGCAAACCCCTTTCAACACTTCCCAAGAGGTTTGGAAAACACACCAACAAATGGATCCACAGAGGCAAATTTAGTCACTTGCTCTGATAAAGGCAATCGATGTAGAATAAGGCAGTGAGGCTCCTGAcctttcctcctcccttctGATTACCTAAGAATGTCCTTTTCCTTAATATTTACAGTAGGTTTTGCCTTGCATTTTTTTAACTAGGTTTCCTTTGCTTAGACAGGGTTCTTTCCTCGAAAATactttccctccctttcttcTTCTAGGCTAACCATGCTTTATAGAGAAGGGATCTGACTGGACCAGTGGAGACTTTGCAGGGACCATAAATCACATGAGGAGATCTGCATGTCCCCTGTTCAGCAGCAGTGAAGCACCTACTTTTTTGATAGAGAATAGatgtttaaaaagctgcaaCAGCTTGAGGGCCAAGGTTCATTGGGAATAGAAGTTTCTCCAGCTGTGATGGCCATGACATGGTCAGGCACTTGACTGAAAGCAAACAGCCCTGATACAGAGTAGGTGCCACTGAAAATGTAATATACCTCTCGCATCCGTGTCTGCCAGACTTGGATGAATTCTGGTGAAGAGGTATTCACCAGGGTGGCGTTGTTTGTCCAGGCAGGGCACTTCCAGTTGGGGAGAGACAGCATTGCCAAGGTGGGGGTCAGGAATGTTAAAGTACCTCCTTGAATAATAGGCAGcctggaagaaaagcagaaggaaaaaataaaaagtgagaGTGCTAGAAACCCTGCTCCATAACGGtgagagaaaggaaagcaaaataaatttaaaaatcagtctGCCCATGGCCTCTGACAGTATCTTTTGAATTGTTGTGGCAGGTCACCATCACTGATCATGGGTAGGAATTGCTGCCCATTGCATGCAAGAGCAATGACATGGGGTAAGAGCTGAGGTTAAAATACCAGCAATGGAGGGGCACATTGGTGCTACAGTCCAACCCTGCTACCCCGTGTTAAGGAAAAAGCAGCGCTTCTAATGGCTGATGAGACCACAGACCTGCACAGAGTAGGAAAAATCTGGCGGAGGGAAGAAGACCAAGGAAGAAAGACGGTGAGACGCTGAAGAAAAGCTCAGCATCAGTCTTGCCAATATCCAGTTGCTTCCTCTCTCCCCTTTGGCTGCTTTGGTTTTCTCCACAACGTGCTCATGCACACAAGGGCACGCACTAACTACTCTCCATGTCACAACAATCCTCGGTCTGAGGGTGATAGAAAAGGTGACTTGGCTTTCAATATACTGAGTTTTAATGCCAATTCCTCTTCTGCATTTCAACTGAAACTAGAAAGGAAACCTGCATGGAGGGGTCTATGGGCACTGACTGGGTGAGACCTTGGCTCTCCCCCCACACCGCACATCTCCTGGCTCCTCGGGGTAGCAAGGAGCATGCATTTCCAGAGGAGTTCAGCACTGGCTTCATGCAGAGATTTATACAGCAGAGCAATGCTCCTTTGAGCTACACCAGCCTCTTTTCCATGCATGAACAAATGAAGACAGACACCTAAAAGGCCTGACTGGCTCTCCAAAGCCCCACATAAGCCCCCATTGCAGTGCAAGTTTTTTTTAACCATTCCTCTTGTGTGCTTGAAAAATCCTGAGCTGCCTGAGGCACAACATCCCTGAAACAGCCAAAGGAAATTTCCAAGGTGCCTCTGTTTTCCTCCCTTTAGGGAGCACCCCTAGGAGGAACCCCCAAAGCAACCTTTTCTTGTGCCAGGAGCTCTCATGGCACCTGTTCAGAAAAGCCATGGGACAGCAGTTCAGGTGACTGCTTTTGCAGGGCACAGCTTTCCCTGAAACAAGAGGAATTTCTAACATTCTTGAAATAAGAGATGGTGTAGCTGTAACAGGCCACGTCTCTGTCACCTAAACTAAATATTTACACTAGTCATGCACAACTGAAGCACTGTCAAAGCTTTGAAAAAATTTTGCTGGGcaaggcacaaaaaaaaaaacccaaaaagaaacagagaaggcCCAGGGCCATGACTTAGAATCTAACAATAGAGTTATAGTTCCTGTTGTGTTGGTCCCTAAGATATTTCACAGCCAGTGTTGGCATGGATGAGCTCAGTGTTGCCacaggcaggctcagagcaaaATGGGGTGCCAAGAGGATGTTCATGGGGTACACTGAACTTTTTTCTGTGAGGTTTGCAAGAGGGAAAGCTGCAGAAATAGGGAAGGCATTACTATGTTTTGATAATCAGTATATGATGTCCAAGCATTTACTAAGCAGGACTCACCATAATGGGAAATGACCTGTGTCTCCACTCAGGAGCCTCTGATAGTGTTTCCAGCGACTGTCTGGGGCccactgctgctttttcatGCTCTGTAACATGACTGAGCTGCAGGTTGCAGTGGGTCAGCTTTTCCCCTGGCTATTGCTTCATGAATGTCCTCATGCCTTATAGTTGGGGTCAGCAACAAGGCAATTGCACCCTCAGCACGGCAAAAGCCATTCAAGTTAATCCCATGGGAACAACTCCTTACCCCTTAATTTGATCTGTTGTACCTCAATTAGCTGTTCAGCCATGGGGGAGAGaggctctctgctgctctttaaTCCCCAGTTAACAGAGAGCAGGGGACATTACAGCTCTCAGGAATGCACCGAGGCACGTTTGGAGGGTGCCTGGGAGAACTCAGAATGCCTGAATTGCACCAGCAGTGATGGTCATGCACTCCAGCCTGACTTTAGCGGGTAAACcagtttctctgttttttttgtgGTCAAGGTGCTCCTCCTTCCTCCACTAATCCTGTAACAATGTAGGAGAAGGGGAGCACTCTTCAGGAAGTTTGTCTACAGACACCTTTTAAGACTAAGAGAGATAGAAAAGTTTCAGTAGTGAATGaagcagaaggaggaaaatCATTTTGTGGAGCTGGCAGTTGACCAGTGATTAACCAGAGTCCCTCAGATTCAGAAGACAAAGAATGTATAACTTTTGTCTTTGAAGCAAAAAACATGGGTTCCCGCCATACTGGAGGAAAAaacagcctgtggaaaaagagaGACAGCACAGAGTTATGACAAGGGGAatagaagaaatttttcaaGGTCAGCAAAGATACAGGATCTTTCTGGAAAGGGTGAGTACTTGCAGTCATCTCTCTCattaaatacttatttttctgGGTACTGAATGGCAACTCCATGCTCATCTCACTGCTAGCTGCTCATCAGCAAAGGATTTACCTTTTATGCCACAAATCCCTGAACATGGGAAGTGGCACCACCtaacaggatgtgctgctgaaCTCTTCCCCGAGTCCCTAAGTAGTGGCAGATGGACTTCACCCCTAGAGTTTCCTGTAGAATTTGTGCTCTCTTGACCCTGGGCCCAAATCAGAAGGGCTCCTGCCTCAGCTGGAAGATCCCTGGAGTAAGGAGCAAGCAGGTACTTTTTACTGCATGTTGCAATGCTTTATTATTTTGAGGACAGATTCCTTATAAGCCCAACAAAAGGTATATGAAGTATCAGGAGATGCAAAATTCAGCAAGGTAACCCTGCAAAGCTCTCAGCAGTTTCAAGGTGCTTTGGCATGGACCCTGATCGCCCAATGGTAACAAATGACTCACTGATAAACTCTGCAACAGGGTGGTGGCCTAGCTCACATTCACAGTTCTTGCATTTGGCTTACCTTACTCCAAAGAGGACTTGGAGCAGGGTGCAAATTCCTGAGACAAAGATGATGGTGTTGATCAGGTGGCTCTGGGTCAGGAGATCATGCTGGAGGCAAAGGCCTTTGGAGAGCATCAGTGGGACGGCTACAAGACCTCCCATGGCTGTCAAGAAGTGCTAGGAGCCACAGAGAAAGACTGGGTGAAGAAGGACACAGAACTGGCTCTGTGTTATTACCATGGTGGTGAGAGAACTCACAGATTTGTGCTTGGGTGATACTAGCATTACCCAAGAATTGCAATGCACCCACTGAAATGTCTCCTCCTTTACATGTCCAAAGACCTTTTGTAGTGCTGTGGACTTCCCAGGCCACTGTTAGATACAACCAGTTTATCCCCAGCATCTGCAGACAAAGCTGTTGGACATACTTTTCCAGGAAGCTGGGGACCTCCCAAGGTACAGGGAGAGAGCAATCAGGCAAAGtgaatgcaaatattttagTCCATCTTATTTGCACCACAAAGGATGACATAAAAAGCTGGCAAATTGGAGCTACATGTTTTTTGCCATCACTAGCTTTTCTCACACAGCACAATTATGGATAACCATAAAAAGTGAGTGCCAAAGAATGGAAGAATTGGGCATTGTACTTGTCAGAAGAGTCACAGACATATTTCTACAATGACCTGTTGTTAATGACTAAAtctgaaaacaatttttaaaacctctttttgttttaattattaacTTATGTTGTTCACTCTCACTTTggagcacagcactgcagtggtggAACTAGTGGCACTCAGAAACACACTTTATTAATTACAGGcatgttttattaaaattatcaTGCAGATGTGTTGGGTTTATACACTCTAAGTTTCcatttaagaaaacaaagtacAAAATTCCACCAACCTCCAAGCACAGTCCATCATTATCCTAATGACTCTGAGGTCTCTTTTCCCACAGGCTCCCTACCCAGCATGGCATTGGTGGCACTGGGTCATttaacacacctgggcacagacACCAGCCAAAACTGCGTGTGGCCTGCTGCTGAGTTTTTGTTGCCATGGGAAGACAGAAGCTCAGAAAGCCCTTATACATTTGG
This portion of the Anomalospiza imberbis isolate Cuckoo-Finch-1a 21T00152 chromosome 5, ASM3175350v1, whole genome shotgun sequence genome encodes:
- the LOC137474757 gene encoding solute carrier family 23 member 1-like isoform X3 produces the protein MSPSSDKDISRLGNPSFVGKHGSHCHSSPDHAACVPEEGGGTGHSGTKLGYTVTDVPPWYLSILLGIQHFLTAMGGLVAVPLMLSKGLCLQHDLLTQSHLINTIIFVSGICTLLQVLFGVRLPIIQGGTLTFLTPTLAMLSLPNWKCPAWTNNATLVNTSSPEFIQVWQTRMREVQGTIIVTSCFQIFVGFSGLIGFLMRFIGPLTIAPTITLVALPLFESAGDMAGQHWGIALLTTFFIVLFSQYLKHVAVPLPSYKRGKKCHFFPIYLFQIFPVLLGLSLSWLLCYVLTVTSVLPAAPTAYGHLARTDSRGDVLSQAPWFRLPYPGQWGTPTVSLAGIFGILAGVISSMLESVGDYYACARLCGAPPPPKHAISRGIGMEGIGCLLAGAWGTGSGTTSYSENVGALGITKVGSRMVIIAAACAMLLSGIFGKVGAMLASIPIPVIGGMFLVMFGVIVAVGISNLQYTDMNSSRNIFIFGFSLFAGLTIPNWASKNSALLETGIIQLDQVILVLLTTGMFVGGLMGFILDNTIPAFNHQLNLTLLLQEHRRSGGSWHGSKATREGRRALSSFPRSMTFLLA
- the LOC137474757 gene encoding solute carrier family 23 member 1-like isoform X4 — its product is MGGLVAVPLMLSKGLCLQHDLLTQSHLINTIIFVSGICTLLQVLFGVRLPIIQGGTLTFLTPTLAMLSLPNWKCPAWTNNATLVNTSSPEFIQVWQTRMREVQGTIIVTSCFQIFVGFSGLIGFLMRFIGPLTIAPTITLVALPLFESAGDMAGQHWGIALLTTFFIVLFSQYLKHVAVPLPSYKRGKKCHFFPIYLFQIFPVLLGLSLSWLLCYVLTVTSVLPAAPTAYGHLARTDSRGDVLSQAPWFRLPYPGQWGTPTVSLAGIFGILAGVISSMLESVGDYYACARLCGAPPPPKHAISRGIGMEGIGCLLAGAWGTGSGTTSYSENVGALGITKVGSRMVIIAAACAMLLSGIFGKVGAMLASIPIPVIGGMFLVMFGVIVAVGISNLQYTDMNSSRNIFIFGFSLFAGLTIPNWASKNSALLETGIIQLDQVILVLLTTGMFVGGLMGFILDNTIPGTQEERGLLAWKQSHKGGTESSQLISKVYDLPFGIGTRYCNVSWFRYLPACPRRLSCDKTMDELKAAGQKTSVKASLERNSEIGVDTRI
- the LOC137474757 gene encoding solute carrier family 23 member 1-like isoform X5, which translates into the protein MGATAIPHQIMLPVSQRKVEALATVAQSLATLSQMCLPGICPSCWAFRLPIIQGGTLTFLTPTLAMLSLPNWKCPAWTNNATLVNTSSPEFIQVWQTRMREVQGTIIVTSCFQIFVGFSGLIGFLMRFIGPLTIAPTITLVALPLFESAGDMAGQHWGIALLTTFFIVLFSQYLKHVAVPLPSYKRGKKCHFFPIYLFQIFPVLLGLSLSWLLCYVLTVTSVLPAAPTAYGHLARTDSRGDVLSQAPWFRLPYPGQWGTPTVSLAGIFGILAGVISSMLESVGDYYACARLCGAPPPPKHAISRGIGMEGIGCLLAGAWGTGSGTTSYSENVGALGITKVGSRMVIIAAACAMLLSGIFGKVGAMLASIPIPVIGGMFLVMFGVIVAVGISNLQYTDMNSSRNIFIFGFSLFAGLTIPNWASKNSALLETGIIQLDQVILVLLTTGMFVGGLMGFILDNTIPGTQEERGLLAWKQSHKGGTESSQLISKVYDLPFGIGTRYCNVSWFRYLPACPRRLSCDKTMDELKAAGQKTSVKASLERNSEIGVDTRI
- the LOC137474757 gene encoding solute carrier family 23 member 1-like isoform X2; this encodes MKNPQEGKHGSHCHSSPDHAACVPEEGGGTGHSGTKLGYTVTDVPPWYLSILLGIQHFLTAMGGLVAVPLMLSKGLCLQHDLLTQSHLINTIIFVSGICTLLQVLFGVRLPIIQGGTLTFLTPTLAMLSLPNWKCPAWTNNATLVNTSSPEFIQVWQTRMREVQGTIIVTSCFQIFVGFSGLIGFLMRFIGPLTIAPTITLVALPLFESAGDMAGQHWGIALLTTFFIVLFSQYLKHVAVPLPSYKRGKKCHFFPIYLFQIFPVLLGLSLSWLLCYVLTVTSVLPAAPTAYGHLARTDSRGDVLSQAPWFRLPYPGQWGTPTVSLAGIFGILAGVISSMLESVGDYYACARLCGAPPPPKHAISRGIGMEGIGCLLAGAWGTGSGTTSYSENVGALGITKVGSRMVIIAAACAMLLSGIFGKVGAMLASIPIPVIGGMFLVMFGVIVAVGISNLQYTDMNSSRNIFIFGFSLFAGLTIPNWASKNSALLETGIIQLDQVILVLLTTGMFVGGLMGFILDNTIPGTQEERGLLAWKQSHKGGTESSQLISKVYDLPFGIGTRYCNVSWFRYLPACPRRLSCDKTMDELKAAGQKTSVKASLERNSEIGVDTRI
- the LOC137474757 gene encoding solute carrier family 23 member 1-like isoform X1; translation: MSPSSDKDISRLGNPSFVGKHGSHCHSSPDHAACVPEEGGGTGHSGTKLGYTVTDVPPWYLSILLGIQHFLTAMGGLVAVPLMLSKGLCLQHDLLTQSHLINTIIFVSGICTLLQVLFGVRLPIIQGGTLTFLTPTLAMLSLPNWKCPAWTNNATLVNTSSPEFIQVWQTRMREVQGTIIVTSCFQIFVGFSGLIGFLMRFIGPLTIAPTITLVALPLFESAGDMAGQHWGIALLTTFFIVLFSQYLKHVAVPLPSYKRGKKCHFFPIYLFQIFPVLLGLSLSWLLCYVLTVTSVLPAAPTAYGHLARTDSRGDVLSQAPWFRLPYPGQWGTPTVSLAGIFGILAGVISSMLESVGDYYACARLCGAPPPPKHAISRGIGMEGIGCLLAGAWGTGSGTTSYSENVGALGITKVGSRMVIIAAACAMLLSGIFGKVGAMLASIPIPVIGGMFLVMFGVIVAVGISNLQYTDMNSSRNIFIFGFSLFAGLTIPNWASKNSALLETGIIQLDQVILVLLTTGMFVGGLMGFILDNTIPGTQEERGLLAWKQSHKGGTESSQLISKVYDLPFGIGTRYCNVSWFRYLPACPRRLSCDKTMDELKAAGQKTSVKASLERNSEIGVDTRI